A region of Nitrospirota bacterium DNA encodes the following proteins:
- a CDS encoding diguanylate cyclase produces the protein MKKDSRIDRILSHIPLTPKFLIITLLAGVVVWGILEYSQANRLKKITDTQLTYLLQQQAREDRIRFDNYVMAYHDMARLIVSQKAFIDHMREYSGFSDESKDVKYYTEIPSWLPDASVMRHFVRIHNAVLIDGRGRVREVYNGISRTIPQSLLPPSAHLLQISRGQSILTIVDGVHYLIVSEVVKDHNGVVTSVLVLISPLDDEFLSNMQGVKSDKGIIALVEPMRERVVASNVPDLIPEGTPLDTLTDRYLITYKEFFDWGGSEIYIQFTTFVSKDALKEMSRSMLFEGRRQRFFISLALLLLFTMIMLSITRKIHLLVENIEDSSRNILNMRLPIVSKGRDQLRILEERFAMFTGEIIESHERLKKLSRKNESILAAAGEGIIGLDTGGHHTFVNPAAARMLGYSVEELIGKRSHELWHHTKPDGSHHPSKECPIYAAFTDGVVHHETGDVFWRKDGSSFPVEYKSTPIVEQGNVIGAVVAFSDITEMIKLREELKKLSITDALTGFYNRRGFIAFATPKLKLSLRKMEKILLIYADMDNLKPINDNYGHQEGDKALAEIANILKSTFRESDILARLGGDEFAILAIDACDEKVIHERIQKNIDAYNKTVNPVYKLSLSIGIVCYDPGKPCTLDELLSKADTLMYNNKLSKKG, from the coding sequence ATGAAAAAGGACTCTCGTATCGACAGGATCCTTTCCCATATCCCGCTTACACCAAAGTTTCTGATTATTACTTTATTGGCAGGTGTGGTGGTATGGGGAATCCTTGAATATTCCCAGGCGAACCGCCTGAAAAAAATAACTGATACTCAACTTACTTACCTGCTTCAGCAGCAGGCAAGAGAAGACAGGATACGTTTCGACAACTATGTAATGGCATACCATGATATGGCGAGGTTGATCGTATCTCAAAAGGCCTTTATTGATCACATGCGAGAGTATTCAGGATTTTCAGATGAGAGCAAAGATGTTAAATACTATACCGAAATTCCTTCCTGGCTTCCTGATGCCTCGGTGATGCGGCATTTTGTCAGAATCCATAATGCTGTCTTGATAGATGGAAGGGGCAGGGTCCGAGAGGTTTATAATGGAATATCCAGGACTATACCGCAGTCGCTTCTTCCGCCATCGGCTCATCTATTGCAGATAAGCCGGGGACAGAGCATATTGACGATTGTTGACGGAGTCCATTATCTGATCGTCTCGGAGGTTGTTAAAGACCATAATGGGGTTGTTACGTCTGTGCTTGTGCTTATCTCACCTCTTGACGATGAATTCCTCTCTAACATGCAAGGTGTAAAATCAGATAAGGGCATAATAGCGCTGGTGGAGCCAATGCGTGAGCGGGTCGTTGCCAGTAATGTCCCTGACCTGATACCGGAGGGCACACCGCTTGATACATTGACAGACCGTTATTTAATTACCTACAAGGAGTTCTTTGACTGGGGTGGGTCTGAAATATATATACAGTTTACTACTTTTGTATCTAAAGATGCCCTGAAAGAGATGAGCAGGTCTATGCTTTTTGAGGGAAGACGCCAGCGTTTCTTCATATCGCTTGCTCTTCTACTTTTATTTACAATGATAATGCTTTCGATCACCAGGAAAATCCATCTGCTGGTCGAAAACATCGAGGATTCCTCGCGTAATATTTTGAACATGCGCCTCCCGATCGTCAGCAAGGGAAGAGATCAACTCCGGATTCTTGAAGAGCGCTTTGCCATGTTTACAGGCGAAATTATTGAATCGCATGAAAGGCTAAAGAAACTCAGCCGTAAGAATGAATCAATTCTGGCTGCTGCCGGTGAAGGTATTATAGGTTTAGATACCGGCGGGCATCATACATTTGTTAATCCCGCTGCTGCAAGAATGCTCGGGTATTCTGTTGAAGAACTTATCGGGAAACGGTCTCATGAATTGTGGCATCATACAAAACCGGATGGAAGCCATCATCCATCCAAGGAATGTCCTATATATGCGGCGTTTACAGACGGAGTGGTTCACCATGAAACTGGGGATGTCTTCTGGAGGAAAGACGGAAGCAGTTTTCCCGTTGAATATAAAAGCACACCAATTGTTGAACAGGGGAATGTAATTGGAGCAGTTGTAGCTTTTAGTGATATCACCGAGATGATTAAATTAAGAGAAGAACTGAAAAAACTTTCAATTACCGATGCCCTTACAGGTTTTTATAATCGCAGGGGATTTATTGCTTTCGCCACGCCAAAGTTGAAGCTTTCCCTGAGAAAAATGGAGAAGATATTATTGATTTATGCAGATATGGACAACCTGAAGCCGATCAACGATAACTACGGTCATCAGGAAGGTGATAAGGCGTTGGCTGAAATAGCAAATATATTAAAGAGCACATTCAGGGAATCTGATATTCTTGCCCGGCTCGGTGGAGATGAATTTGCCATTTTGGCAATAGATGCCTGTGATGAAAAGGTTATTCATGAGCGTATTCAGAAAAATATAGACGCCTATAATAAAACAGTAAATCCAGTTTATAAATTGTCTCTGAGCATCGGAATTGTCTGCTATGACCCGGGAAAACCATGTACGTTAGATGAGTTATTAAGCAAGGCAGATACATTGATGTATAACAACAAGTTGAGCAAAAAAGGATAA
- a CDS encoding ATP-binding cassette domain-containing protein translates to MALVSLQDVILSFGGPELLDGVTLQISGNERVCLVGRNGAGKSTLMKIITGEITPDAGEVIYEQGVRIASLSQEVPQNLTGTVFDLVSGGLGNMVELLSEYHSISVRLAHGEDAALMAELERVQHLIESAGGWQIQQRVETVISRLRLDPDAQVAELSGGNKRRVLLARAIVNEPDLLLLDEPTNHLDITSIAWLEEFLLGFRGSILFITHDRRFLQTLATRIIELDRGRVTDWPGDYATYLRRRQAELDAEATHNALFDKKLSQEEAWIRQGVKARRTRNEGRVRALKEMRNARSARREEVGSAAMSLNEAERSGKRVFQAMRVGHTYEGIPVINDFSTTIMRGDKVGIIGPNGSGKTTLLRILLGEMKPHSGSVRRGTNLNVAYFDQHRAQLDDESSVMQNVSEGSDHVTVNGKARHIISYLGDFLFPPERARSQVKYLSGGERNRALLAKLFTKPSNVLVMDEPTNDLDTDTLELLEEMLMEYEGTVLIVSHDREFLNNIATSTIVFEGGGRVEEYVGGYDDWLRQRRPVVPEKTEKQVKPRQKQERPRVMTFKEKKELASLPALIESLETEHSKLYESLADPELYKQDGSRIPEIKVRVSEIEKEIAEAYKRWEVLEAILRSVTV, encoded by the coding sequence GTGGCATTGGTCAGTCTACAGGATGTAATACTTTCTTTCGGCGGCCCGGAACTGCTTGACGGCGTGACGCTTCAGATAAGCGGCAATGAGCGGGTCTGTCTTGTCGGAAGGAACGGGGCAGGAAAGTCCACGCTTATGAAGATAATCACCGGCGAGATAACACCTGACGCAGGCGAGGTCATATATGAACAGGGTGTGAGGATAGCATCTCTTTCTCAGGAGGTGCCGCAGAATTTAACAGGAACGGTATTTGATCTTGTATCAGGCGGGCTCGGCAATATGGTCGAGCTGCTTTCGGAATACCACTCAATAAGCGTGAGGCTCGCGCATGGCGAAGACGCAGCCCTGATGGCGGAGCTTGAACGCGTTCAGCACCTGATAGAGTCCGCCGGAGGCTGGCAGATACAGCAGAGGGTAGAGACTGTGATATCACGTCTCAGGCTCGACCCTGATGCTCAGGTTGCTGAGCTTTCAGGCGGAAATAAACGGCGAGTGCTGCTTGCGCGCGCGATCGTAAATGAGCCGGACCTGCTTCTCCTTGATGAGCCTACTAACCATCTCGACATAACCTCGATCGCATGGCTTGAGGAATTTCTCCTCGGGTTCCGCGGCTCTATACTATTCATAACGCACGACCGCAGATTTCTCCAGACACTGGCAACACGGATCATAGAGCTTGACCGTGGACGGGTCACAGACTGGCCCGGCGATTATGCGACATATCTCAGAAGAAGGCAGGCGGAGCTTGATGCAGAGGCGACACACAATGCTCTCTTTGATAAGAAGCTCTCGCAGGAAGAGGCGTGGATACGGCAGGGCGTCAAGGCGAGACGCACACGCAACGAAGGGCGCGTGAGGGCGTTGAAGGAGATGAGAAACGCTCGCAGCGCAAGGCGTGAAGAGGTTGGCAGCGCCGCGATGAGCCTTAACGAGGCAGAACGGTCAGGCAAGCGGGTCTTCCAGGCGATGCGCGTAGGGCACACATACGAGGGGATTCCTGTGATAAATGACTTCTCCACGACGATCATGCGCGGCGACAAGGTCGGCATCATCGGCCCGAACGGCTCAGGCAAGACCACACTTCTTCGGATACTGCTTGGCGAGATGAAGCCTCACAGCGGTTCTGTGCGCAGGGGAACGAATCTCAATGTCGCTTATTTTGACCAGCACCGCGCACAGCTTGATGATGAGAGTTCTGTCATGCAGAATGTGTCAGAGGGAAGCGACCACGTGACGGTCAACGGCAAGGCAAGGCACATAATCAGCTACCTTGGCGATTTCCTCTTCCCGCCGGAGAGGGCGCGCTCACAGGTGAAGTATCTCTCAGGAGGAGAACGCAACCGCGCGCTCCTTGCCAAGCTATTCACAAAACCATCCAACGTATTGGTTATGGACGAGCCCACCAACGATCTTGACACAGACACGCTGGAGCTTCTTGAAGAGATGCTGATGGAGTATGAGGGCACGGTACTTATCGTGAGCCATGACAGAGAGTTCCTCAATAATATCGCAACGAGCACAATAGTCTTTGAAGGCGGCGGAAGGGTTGAAGAATATGTAGGAGGCTATGACGACTGGCTGCGGCAGCGCAGGCCCGTAGTTCCCGAAAAAACTGAAAAGCAGGTAAAGCCCCGTCAGAAGCAGGAGCGGCCGCGCGTAATGACATTCAAAGAGAAGAAGGAACTTGCGTCATTGCCCGCGCTGATAGAATCTTTGGAAACAGAACACAGCAAACTATATGAGTCTCTCGCAGATCCTGAATTATATAAGCAGGACGGAAGCAGGATACCTGAGATAAAGGTGCGGGTCAGTGAGATTGAAAAAGAGATTGCTGAAGCGTATAAGCGCTGGGAAGTCCTGGAAGCGATCTTGAGGTCTGTAACTGTTTAA
- a CDS encoding Ni/Fe hydrogenase subunit alpha: MKEELITRIEGHANVKINVKGQKLESIKLDVLTPPRLFEKLIVGRRFNDVPTIVSRICSICAASHRIVSVMAIESAFGVKIREEAKLLRELLLHGESLQSHGLHLFMLALPDYYGKNSFVELATDMPEVVSLGFKIKGLGNEIQQTIGGRAIHQIIPVAGGMSAAPSREDLKAIRDKAEPLIDAVAEFLKQIPPMKSSSLVQVKNWVSLAGNSAGDVLINGKEQAGVEKFWQRMNESSLPPSYTKHTLLENEPFMVGPLARMLNAAPLPIGRAADLIERIGVTKDRSVYMNNLARGVEIVIFLEEVTEIINKLLEMNIPEDSGIIVDVIPKAGKGFAAVEAPRGLLLHTYTFDSNGYITEGDIVTPTALNLAEMERGLSIMAEALLKEKADIIPELETLIRAFDPCISCSVHVVNL; the protein is encoded by the coding sequence ATGAAAGAAGAATTGATAACCAGGATAGAAGGCCACGCAAATGTAAAGATCAATGTAAAAGGCCAAAAGCTCGAGTCTATAAAACTTGATGTGCTCACTCCGCCCAGATTATTTGAGAAGCTGATCGTCGGAAGGCGCTTCAATGATGTGCCGACGATAGTCTCAAGGATATGCTCAATATGCGCTGCCTCCCACAGGATAGTCTCGGTCATGGCGATAGAGTCTGCCTTTGGAGTAAAGATCCGTGAAGAGGCAAAACTGCTGAGAGAGCTTCTCCTGCACGGCGAGTCGCTTCAGAGCCACGGGCTTCATCTCTTTATGCTCGCATTGCCTGATTACTATGGCAAAAATTCTTTTGTCGAATTAGCAACAGATATGCCTGAGGTCGTCTCTCTCGGGTTTAAGATCAAGGGTCTTGGGAATGAGATTCAGCAGACTATCGGCGGCAGGGCTATCCATCAGATAATTCCTGTAGCCGGCGGCATGAGCGCGGCGCCGTCGCGTGAAGATCTCAAGGCGATCAGGGATAAGGCTGAACCTCTGATAGATGCCGTTGCTGAATTTCTCAAACAGATTCCTCCGATGAAGTCTTCATCACTTGTTCAGGTTAAGAATTGGGTTTCACTTGCAGGCAATTCCGCAGGCGATGTGTTAATTAACGGCAAAGAGCAGGCCGGGGTCGAGAAGTTCTGGCAGCGGATGAATGAATCATCTCTGCCTCCTTCATATACAAAACATACGCTCCTTGAGAATGAGCCCTTCATGGTCGGCCCGCTTGCGAGGATGCTGAATGCAGCTCCTCTTCCCATAGGGCGTGCGGCTGATCTCATCGAAAGGATTGGAGTGACCAAAGACAGGTCTGTTTATATGAATAATCTTGCGCGCGGTGTTGAGATAGTGATATTTCTGGAGGAAGTGACAGAGATTATAAATAAATTGCTGGAGATGAATATTCCTGAAGACAGCGGTATAATAGTTGATGTCATCCCCAAGGCAGGTAAGGGATTCGCTGCTGTCGAGGCGCCGAGAGGGCTGCTGCTTCATACTTATACCTTTGACAGTAACGGCTATATTACAGAGGGCGACATAGTCACGCCTACAGCGCTTAACCTTGCCGAGATGGAGCGTGGCCTGAGCATAATGGCAGAGGCGCTGCTGAAAGAGAAGGCGGATATAATACCTGAGCTTGAGACGCTGATACGCGCCTTTGATCCATGCATATCCTGTTCCGTGCATGTTGTGAACCTCTAA
- a CDS encoding GIY-YIG nuclease family protein encodes MFYIYILKSEVDGSFYTGQCQNIQERVLRHNNGYTKSTKAKRPWQIAYHESYKTRSEAVIREIQIKKMKSRKYINELISNLSEKQPQGD; translated from the coding sequence ATGTTTTACATTTATATCCTCAAAAGTGAAGTAGATGGCTCGTTCTACACCGGACAGTGCCAAAATATTCAGGAAAGAGTACTTCGGCATAATAATGGATATACAAAATCAACAAAAGCAAAAAGGCCCTGGCAAATAGCGTATCATGAATCTTACAAAACTCGGAGTGAAGCTGTTATCAGAGAGATACAAATAAAGAAGATGAAAAGCCGTAAATACATAAATGAACTGATATCCAACTTATCCGAAAAACAACCGCAGGGCGATTAG
- a CDS encoding sulfhydrogenase 1 subunit delta, which translates to MGKPKAGFYSLTSCSGDILEITNLGEDILKLFDLVEVVHLNVAMPSTGKDPDIAFVEGAVTSLDDEKFLKTLRKKVKQIVAIGTCACTGGVIARGPEDRRNWLIDVYPESGAGFDIHFPRPVKDIVSVDFSIPGCPIEKKYLLHCLGYLLKGVLPEVPAYSVCMECKMKGNECLLRYRGSACLGPVTKAGCGARQPSLGRPCDGCFGFYDDANKESLIEIFREMGLSEDEIKKRFDLFLERGR; encoded by the coding sequence GTGGGAAAACCAAAGGCAGGCTTTTACTCTCTGACATCATGCTCAGGCGATATCCTTGAGATAACAAATCTCGGCGAGGATATTCTCAAACTATTTGACCTCGTTGAGGTTGTCCACCTCAATGTTGCCATGCCGTCAACAGGCAAAGACCCTGACATCGCCTTTGTTGAAGGGGCTGTGACATCTTTGGATGATGAAAAATTTCTCAAAACCCTCCGCAAGAAAGTTAAACAGATTGTAGCCATCGGAACATGCGCGTGCACAGGCGGTGTGATAGCGCGCGGGCCGGAAGATAGAAGGAACTGGTTAATCGATGTCTATCCTGAATCAGGCGCAGGTTTTGATATACACTTTCCAAGGCCCGTAAAGGATATCGTCTCTGTGGACTTCTCCATACCCGGGTGCCCGATAGAGAAGAAGTATCTTCTTCACTGCCTCGGTTATCTGCTCAAAGGCGTTCTGCCTGAGGTTCCTGCATATTCGGTCTGCATGGAGTGCAAGATGAAGGGCAATGAATGCCTTTTGAGATACAGGGGATCGGCATGTCTGGGGCCTGTTACCAAAGCGGGATGCGGAGCGAGGCAGCCTTCTCTCGGAAGGCCGTGCGACGGATGTTTCGGTTTTTATGATGACGCAAATAAGGAATCGCTCATTGAGATATTCAGGGAGATGGGGCTGAGTGAAGATGAGATAAAGAAGAGGTTTGACCTCTTTCTGGAGCGAGGGCGATGA